A single region of the Microcella sp. genome encodes:
- the gcvH gene encoding glycine cleavage system protein GcvH: protein MSVPNDLQYTAEHEWVRLDGDIATIGITQYAADALGDVVYVDLPKIGATLTTGSIVGEVESTKSVGELYAPLDGEVVEANEAVAAAPETINADPYGDGWLVKIRVTGEHALLSADDYRALIGG from the coding sequence ATGAGCGTTCCGAACGACCTGCAGTACACCGCCGAGCACGAGTGGGTTCGCCTCGACGGCGACATCGCGACCATCGGCATCACGCAGTACGCTGCCGACGCTCTCGGCGATGTTGTCTATGTCGACCTGCCGAAGATCGGTGCCACCCTGACCACGGGGTCGATCGTCGGCGAAGTCGAGTCGACGAAGTCGGTCGGCGAGCTGTACGCACCGCTCGACGGTGAGGTCGTCGAGGCCAACGAGGCCGTCGCCGCAGCGCCCGAGACCATCAACGCAGACCCCTACGGCGACGGCTGGCTCGTCAAGATTCGGGTCACGGGTGAGCACGCCCTGCTGAGCGCCGACGACTATCGCGCCCTCATCGGCGGCTGA
- a CDS encoding VOC family protein, translated as MITGIHTVLYSDDPPATRAFFRDVIEWSFIEPAPGWLIFASGPSEQGIHPRTWKGQDEPYDQRHEISLLCDDLDATLAQLRANGAEFDDEIWQQNYGRGLNLHVPGVGPVMLYEPNYAPAWK; from the coding sequence ATGATCACCGGCATCCACACTGTTCTCTACAGCGACGACCCGCCCGCCACGCGCGCCTTCTTCCGCGACGTCATCGAGTGGAGCTTCATCGAGCCCGCGCCCGGTTGGCTCATCTTCGCGTCGGGCCCGAGCGAGCAAGGCATCCATCCGCGCACGTGGAAAGGTCAAGACGAACCATACGATCAGCGCCACGAGATCTCGCTGCTGTGCGACGACCTCGACGCCACGCTCGCGCAGCTGCGCGCCAATGGTGCCGAGTTCGACGACGAGATCTGGCAGCAGAACTACGGGCGCGGCCTGAATCTGCATGTTCCCGGAGTGGGGCCCGTCATGCTCTACGAGCCGAATTACGCACCCGCCTGGAAGTGA
- a CDS encoding calcium/sodium antiporter, protein MLLLDIVLVVGGLVLLVAGGEALVRGASTLAAKVGVSPLVIGLVVVSAATSAPELAVTVGAVLSGEPELALGNVIGSNIANILLILGLSALVLPLLIKRQIVRFDLPVMVGMSVLLVVVSLDGEIGLLDGVLLLAGLVAHAVMSIIVGRREVVDASAPVDSMPLNSRPVPLWLAALLVVAGIGLLVGGAQLLVTGAVSIATGLGVSSLIVGLTVVAVGTSLPELATSIIAVRRGERDMAVGNIVGSNIFNIGMVLGVPAIIFGQGIPVPPAAIALDLPLMLAAAIALLPIAFTGFIIARWEGGMFVALYVAYTAYLILAATQHRALEGFTDVMLWFVLPLIAITLIVVTAFEVGVHRGRRLAAREKAGGASNAPPAE, encoded by the coding sequence GTGCTGCTATTAGACATCGTGCTCGTCGTCGGCGGGCTCGTTCTTCTCGTGGCGGGCGGTGAAGCGCTCGTGCGTGGGGCCTCAACGCTCGCTGCGAAGGTGGGCGTGTCACCGCTCGTGATCGGCCTCGTCGTCGTCTCGGCGGCGACCTCGGCTCCTGAGCTAGCGGTGACCGTGGGCGCCGTGTTGAGCGGAGAGCCCGAACTAGCACTCGGCAACGTCATCGGCAGCAATATCGCCAACATCCTGCTGATTCTGGGCCTCTCTGCCCTCGTACTGCCGTTGCTGATCAAGCGCCAGATCGTACGCTTCGACCTGCCGGTCATGGTCGGCATGTCGGTGCTGCTCGTCGTCGTGAGCCTCGACGGCGAGATCGGCCTGCTCGACGGAGTGCTACTGCTCGCGGGTCTCGTCGCTCACGCTGTGATGAGTATCATCGTCGGTCGTCGCGAGGTGGTCGACGCCAGCGCCCCGGTCGACAGCATGCCGCTCAACAGCCGACCCGTGCCGCTGTGGCTGGCCGCACTGCTCGTCGTCGCCGGCATCGGTCTGCTCGTCGGCGGAGCCCAGTTGCTCGTCACCGGTGCCGTGAGCATCGCGACCGGTCTCGGAGTCAGCAGCCTCATCGTCGGCCTCACGGTCGTGGCCGTCGGCACGTCGTTGCCCGAGCTTGCGACGTCGATCATCGCCGTGCGCCGGGGCGAGCGAGACATGGCGGTCGGCAACATCGTGGGCAGCAACATCTTCAACATTGGCATGGTGCTCGGGGTACCGGCGATCATCTTCGGCCAGGGCATCCCGGTGCCGCCCGCTGCCATCGCCCTCGACCTGCCGCTCATGCTGGCCGCCGCGATCGCGCTGCTGCCGATCGCGTTCACGGGCTTCATCATCGCGCGCTGGGAGGGCGGCATGTTCGTGGCCCTCTACGTGGCCTACACCGCGTATCTCATCCTCGCCGCGACGCAGCACCGCGCTCTCGAAGGCTTCACCGACGTCATGCTGTGGTTCGTGCTGCCGCTCATCGCGATCACGCTCATCGTCGTCACCGCGTTCGAGGTGGGCGTGCACCGCGGGCGTCGACTTGCTGCGCGTGAGAAGGCCGGCGGCGCGTCGAACGCACCGCCGGCCGAGTGA
- the gcvT gene encoding glycine cleavage system aminomethyltransferase GcvT: protein MTLDTPSEHLAPLQQSPLHREHEALGAAFTDFGGWQMPVRYQSDLIEHHAVRDAAGLFDISHMAEISVTGADAGAFLDYALAGRLSTLPLLKAKYSLLLDESGGIVDDLIVYASAEAEFLVVANASNRHAVVEALVARQSGFDVQLADLTEQLALIAVQGPAARAVLAAVDDLELRDDLSRGRTLETLGYYAAMGMAWHGTSVFVARTGYTGEDGFELYVDAEQAVDLWRALLAAGQAYGLVPCGLAARDTLRLEAGMPLYGHELGRSIQPVQAGLGRVVVTDKPAFVGKAAIEAGPAPDARVLVGLSTEGRRAPRADYVVLHGDTEVGVITSGALSPTLGHPIAMAFVDPAHREPGTVLDVDVRGTRIAATVVSLPFYQRKATS from the coding sequence GTGACACTCGACACCCCGTCAGAACACCTCGCACCGCTGCAGCAGTCGCCGCTGCACCGAGAGCACGAGGCGCTCGGCGCCGCCTTCACCGACTTCGGTGGCTGGCAAATGCCCGTTCGCTACCAGAGCGACCTCATCGAGCACCACGCTGTGCGCGATGCCGCGGGGCTCTTCGACATCTCGCACATGGCAGAGATCTCGGTGACCGGTGCTGATGCCGGTGCCTTTCTCGACTACGCCCTCGCCGGCAGGCTGTCGACGCTGCCGCTGCTGAAGGCAAAGTACTCGCTGCTGCTCGACGAGAGCGGAGGCATCGTCGACGACCTCATCGTCTATGCCAGCGCCGAGGCCGAATTTCTGGTGGTCGCGAACGCGAGCAACCGCCACGCCGTCGTCGAAGCGCTCGTCGCTCGACAATCTGGCTTCGATGTGCAGCTCGCCGACCTCACCGAGCAGCTCGCCCTCATCGCCGTGCAGGGCCCCGCCGCCCGAGCGGTGCTCGCCGCGGTCGACGATCTCGAGTTGCGCGACGACCTCTCGCGGGGGCGCACCCTCGAGACGCTCGGGTACTACGCGGCGATGGGAATGGCGTGGCACGGCACCTCGGTGTTCGTGGCGCGCACTGGCTATACGGGTGAAGACGGCTTCGAGCTCTACGTCGACGCCGAGCAGGCTGTCGACCTGTGGCGTGCCCTGCTCGCGGCGGGGCAGGCCTACGGGCTCGTACCGTGCGGGCTGGCTGCGCGCGACACGCTGCGGCTCGAGGCAGGCATGCCCCTGTATGGGCATGAGCTGGGGCGCAGCATCCAGCCGGTGCAAGCGGGATTGGGGCGTGTGGTCGTGACCGACAAGCCGGCCTTCGTCGGCAAAGCGGCCATCGAGGCAGGCCCGGCACCCGATGCGCGAGTGCTCGTCGGGCTCAGCACCGAAGGGCGCCGCGCACCCCGCGCCGACTACGTCGTGCTGCACGGCGACACCGAGGTCGGTGTCATCACGAGCGGTGCGCTCTCGCCGACCCTCGGGCACCCGATCGCCATGGCGTTCGTCGACCCCGCGCACCGAGAGCCCGGCACCGTGCTCGATGTCGACGTGCGCGGTACGCGCATCGCCGCCACCGTCGTCTCCCTTCCCTTCTATCAGCGAAAGGCCACATCATGA
- a CDS encoding 1-acyl-sn-glycerol-3-phosphate acyltransferase — MALRRLLARTFWAFSRWKLVTEPAPDRPTVLIGAPHTSNWDFVFMLAIAWRLDMSFRWFGKKSLFRGWKGPIMLRLGGIPVDRDAPSLVVSEVLERIRSGNVFGLVVTPDGTRKGHTHWKSGFYRIAREAQLPVTLGYVDRTTMTTGLGPTIDLTGDVAADMHRIRAFYADKSGVRPEHRVEPRLREELTQS; from the coding sequence ATGGCGCTTCGACGACTCCTCGCCCGCACTTTCTGGGCTTTCAGCCGGTGGAAGCTCGTCACCGAGCCCGCACCCGACCGGCCCACCGTGCTGATCGGCGCCCCCCACACCTCGAACTGGGACTTCGTGTTCATGCTCGCGATCGCATGGCGACTCGACATGAGCTTCCGCTGGTTCGGCAAGAAGAGCCTGTTCCGCGGGTGGAAGGGGCCGATCATGCTGCGCCTGGGCGGCATACCGGTCGACCGGGATGCTCCGTCTCTCGTGGTCTCGGAGGTGCTCGAGCGCATCCGCTCGGGCAACGTGTTCGGCCTCGTCGTCACCCCCGACGGCACTCGCAAGGGGCACACGCACTGGAAGTCAGGCTTCTACCGCATCGCCCGCGAGGCCCAGCTGCCCGTGACGCTCGGCTATGTCGACCGCACCACGATGACCACCGGGCTCGGCCCGACGATCGACCTCACCGGCGATGTGGCGGCTGACATGCACCGCATTCGCGCGTTCTACGCCGACAAGTCGGGGGTGCGACCCGAGCACCGAGTCGAGCCGCGACTGCGCGAAGAGCTCACCCAGTCGTGA
- a CDS encoding LON peptidase substrate-binding domain-containing protein → MTVMPMFPLGSVLFPAMPTALRVFEERYIVMLSTILGDEPPEFGIVLIERGSEVGGGEHRFAIGTVAQITRVETSEGFIGLIAHGERRIEVTSWLDDDPHPRAEVRDLPALAWDDELQPLFERAEQLVRRTIARASEFVEQQWPADIVLSDDPVEASWQLAGIAPLGPLDQVRLLQSASAGELLSGVIECTEAAAEMLTAPWDDGFSAFSDDDGTDGR, encoded by the coding sequence ATGACCGTCATGCCGATGTTCCCCCTCGGCTCAGTGCTGTTTCCGGCGATGCCGACCGCGCTGCGGGTGTTCGAAGAGCGCTACATCGTCATGCTGTCGACGATTCTGGGTGACGAGCCTCCTGAGTTCGGCATCGTGCTCATCGAGCGCGGCAGCGAGGTCGGAGGAGGCGAGCACCGGTTCGCGATCGGAACCGTCGCGCAGATCACCAGGGTCGAGACCAGTGAAGGGTTCATCGGGCTGATCGCGCACGGCGAGCGCCGCATCGAGGTGACTTCGTGGCTCGACGATGACCCCCACCCGCGTGCCGAGGTGCGCGACCTGCCCGCGTTGGCCTGGGATGACGAGCTGCAGCCCCTGTTCGAGCGAGCCGAGCAGCTCGTGCGGCGCACCATCGCGCGCGCGAGCGAGTTCGTCGAGCAGCAGTGGCCGGCAGACATCGTGCTCAGCGATGACCCCGTCGAAGCGTCGTGGCAGCTCGCCGGTATCGCACCCCTCGGCCCTCTCGACCAGGTTCGACTCTTGCAGTCTGCTTCAGCGGGCGAGCTGCTGTCGGGCGTGATCGAGTGCACCGAGGCCGCGGCAGAGATGCTCACCGCACCCTGGGACGACGGCTTTTCGGCATTCTCCGACGACGACGGCACCGACGGCCGGTAG
- a CDS encoding nitroreductase family deazaflavin-dependent oxidoreductase: MTELRPLPTADPVVTTVRTVVSAITRTSAWRWAAHRVMPPIESALAAATGGRVQFSSLFVPSLILTTIGAKSGLPRDTVLMYTADGYGRAIVAGTNWAATTHPAWTYNLLANPEAEITVRGRRYVVRASLIEGDARERVWRHLESQWPEYRAYERDSGRTVRLFRLRLIAEL, translated from the coding sequence GTGACCGAGCTTCGACCCCTGCCCACCGCCGACCCGGTCGTGACGACGGTGCGCACAGTCGTCTCGGCGATCACGCGCACGAGCGCCTGGCGGTGGGCGGCGCACCGGGTGATGCCGCCGATCGAGAGCGCCCTCGCTGCCGCCACCGGCGGTCGAGTGCAGTTCAGCAGCCTGTTCGTGCCCTCGCTCATCCTCACCACGATCGGCGCGAAGAGCGGGCTGCCGCGCGACACCGTGCTCATGTACACCGCCGACGGCTACGGCCGGGCGATCGTCGCCGGCACCAACTGGGCGGCGACGACCCATCCGGCGTGGACGTACAACCTGCTCGCGAACCCTGAGGCAGAGATCACGGTGCGGGGGCGGCGATACGTGGTGCGGGCATCCCTCATCGAGGGGGATGCCCGCGAGCGGGTCTGGCGCCACCTCGAGTCGCAGTGGCCCGAGTACCGGGCCTACGAGCGCGACTCCGGGCGCACCGTCAGGCTGTTCCGCCTGCGATTGATCGCCGAGCTCTGA
- a CDS encoding nitroreductase family deazaflavin-dependent oxidoreductase, giving the protein MSTPLRERRPDPVVRAVRAVVAPLTRTRAFRWAAPRVMPPIEQAIAAMTGRSVQLSSLLVPSLILTTTGAKSGLPRDSVLMYTADGRGSAIVAGTSFARDKHPAWTYNLLAHPEAHIEVRGRRFSVRASLIDGVDRDAAWQRIERQWPGYRAYERESGRVVRLFRLVLRAEVPTSGAER; this is encoded by the coding sequence ATGAGCACGCCGCTGAGAGAACGCCGCCCCGACCCGGTCGTGCGCGCGGTGCGCGCCGTCGTCGCGCCGCTGACGCGCACGAGGGCTTTTCGCTGGGCTGCGCCGCGCGTCATGCCGCCCATCGAGCAGGCGATCGCGGCGATGACCGGCCGCAGCGTGCAGTTGAGCAGTCTGCTCGTGCCCTCGCTGATTCTCACGACCACGGGTGCGAAGAGCGGCCTGCCACGCGACTCGGTGCTCATGTACACGGCCGATGGCCGGGGCAGCGCGATCGTCGCGGGCACGAGCTTTGCCCGCGACAAGCACCCGGCGTGGACATACAACCTGCTCGCGCACCCCGAGGCGCACATCGAGGTTCGCGGGCGCCGCTTCTCGGTGCGTGCTTCGCTCATCGACGGCGTCGACCGCGACGCGGCCTGGCAGCGCATCGAACGGCAGTGGCCCGGCTACCGCGCCTATGAGCGCGAATCGGGTCGCGTCGTGCGACTCTTCAGGCTCGTGCTCAGGGCAGAAGTGCCGACATCGGGTGCCGAGCGGTGA
- a CDS encoding MarR family winged helix-turn-helix transcriptional regulator — protein sequence MSARSTTPPTDAPDRVARIQAEWRRERPELDVSPQGVFGRLARLAAAIEEELDRVFQQFDLSAGEFDVLATLRRAGAPYERTPSALADSTMITAGGLTKRVDRLEAAGLVQRRIPPHDARVRVVALTDRGLALIDRAFTAHLANEHQLLESLSEADRRDLERLLCQWLTGLRPDS from the coding sequence ATGAGCGCGCGCAGCACGACGCCCCCCACCGATGCGCCCGACCGAGTCGCCCGCATCCAAGCCGAGTGGCGTCGCGAGCGCCCCGAGCTCGACGTGTCGCCGCAGGGCGTCTTCGGCAGGCTCGCGCGTCTGGCGGCGGCGATCGAGGAGGAGCTCGACCGCGTCTTTCAGCAGTTCGACCTGTCGGCGGGGGAGTTCGACGTGCTCGCAACCCTGCGCCGGGCTGGTGCGCCATACGAACGAACCCCGAGCGCCCTCGCCGACAGCACCATGATCACCGCAGGCGGTCTCACCAAGCGTGTCGACAGACTTGAAGCGGCCGGCCTCGTGCAGCGCCGCATCCCGCCGCACGACGCGCGTGTTCGGGTCGTCGCGCTCACCGACAGAGGCCTGGCGCTCATTGACCGGGCGTTCACGGCACACCTGGCCAACGAGCACCAACTGCTCGAGTCGTTGTCAGAGGCCGACCGACGAGACCTCGAACGGTTGCTGTGTCAATGGCTTACCGGCCTGCGCCCAGACTCGTAG
- a CDS encoding Gmad2 immunoglobulin-like domain-containing protein: MRTQRRMMAAAVLAITLSACAPASPPATQSVTVDVFFAHAQPTRVTLISEPHTIEVVDDVIAGVLSALVAGEVQPLDADYENLWGAGSAVLSTSRSADVLTVDLSVAPLSLGAEAESIALAQLVWTATSIDTSLSAVLVTIDGAGAETLAGHVDITRPIARDRAESVLSPLQILAPEEGSAVSNPVVAAGMACTFEASYSWTLEGPSGVVDEGFGMASEGCPTRAPWQLELGSLSAGDYVLTVFELSADDGSVWAADSKSFTVTK, encoded by the coding sequence ATGAGAACTCAGCGACGCATGATGGCGGCGGCAGTGCTCGCCATCACGCTGTCGGCGTGTGCTCCGGCATCTCCACCGGCGACGCAGAGCGTGACCGTCGACGTGTTCTTCGCGCACGCGCAGCCGACCAGGGTGACGCTCATTAGCGAACCGCACACGATCGAGGTCGTCGATGACGTGATCGCGGGCGTGCTCAGCGCGCTCGTTGCCGGCGAGGTGCAGCCGCTCGACGCCGACTACGAGAACCTGTGGGGCGCGGGCAGTGCTGTGCTCTCGACGAGCCGATCCGCAGACGTGCTCACAGTCGACCTCAGCGTCGCTCCGCTGTCGCTGGGTGCCGAGGCCGAGAGCATCGCGCTGGCGCAACTGGTCTGGACGGCGACGTCGATCGACACCTCGCTGTCGGCGGTGCTCGTCACGATCGACGGTGCCGGCGCTGAGACCCTCGCGGGTCATGTCGACATCACGCGGCCGATTGCTCGCGATCGCGCCGAATCCGTATTGTCTCCGCTGCAGATCCTGGCGCCAGAAGAGGGGTCTGCCGTCAGCAATCCGGTGGTCGCCGCCGGCATGGCCTGCACGTTCGAAGCCTCGTACTCGTGGACTCTTGAGGGGCCGAGCGGCGTTGTCGATGAGGGGTTCGGGATGGCCTCCGAGGGCTGCCCGACGCGCGCACCCTGGCAGCTCGAGCTCGGCAGTCTCTCTGCTGGCGACTACGTGCTGACGGTGTTCGAGCTCTCGGCAGACGACGGCTCGGTGTGGGCTGCCGACAGCAAGAGCTTCACCGTCACGAAGTAG
- a CDS encoding EamA family transporter has protein sequence MHSPWRWILVATIAPITWGSTYVVTAQWLPIDNPVWGAALRALPAGLILLALARQRPRGPWWWRSAVLGVLNVGAFFVLVYVAAQLLPSGVAAMLMATAPAVMLLLAWPLAAERPALLSLAGAAVGFAGVVVLLAGATGPIDPWGVAASLAAMLMSSLGFVLARRWNDGTPVLAVTAWQLTGGGLALVIAALIVEGAPPPLDAAELLGFAYLTLIATALAYVTWFAALQHLTAGAVGLIGLLNPVAGVALGVIVAAEAFSGAQVAGMAIVVAGILLGQPAVRHTVSRLRARRSIAGGTA, from the coding sequence ATGCACTCACCGTGGCGCTGGATTCTGGTGGCGACGATCGCTCCGATCACCTGGGGGTCGACGTATGTCGTCACCGCTCAGTGGCTGCCGATCGACAACCCGGTGTGGGGCGCGGCCCTGCGCGCGCTGCCGGCAGGGCTCATCCTTCTCGCCCTCGCGCGGCAACGGCCGCGCGGCCCATGGTGGTGGCGATCGGCCGTGCTGGGCGTGCTCAACGTCGGCGCCTTCTTCGTGCTCGTCTACGTGGCGGCGCAACTGCTGCCCTCGGGCGTCGCCGCCATGCTCATGGCCACGGCGCCCGCCGTTATGCTGCTGCTCGCGTGGCCCCTCGCCGCAGAGCGCCCCGCCCTGCTGTCGCTCGCCGGTGCCGCGGTGGGCTTCGCCGGCGTCGTCGTGCTGCTGGCCGGTGCGACCGGCCCCATCGACCCGTGGGGAGTCGCCGCCTCGCTCGCCGCGATGCTCATGTCATCGCTCGGCTTCGTGCTCGCACGCCGCTGGAACGACGGCACGCCGGTGCTCGCCGTCACCGCCTGGCAACTCACGGGCGGTGGGCTCGCGCTCGTCATCGCGGCACTCATCGTCGAAGGCGCTCCGCCCCCGCTCGACGCCGCAGAACTGCTCGGCTTCGCCTACCTCACCCTCATCGCCACGGCTCTCGCCTACGTCACCTGGTTCGCGGCACTGCAGCACCTCACGGCTGGGGCCGTCGGGCTCATCGGGCTGCTCAACCCCGTGGCGGGTGTCGCACTCGGTGTCATCGTCGCCGCCGAAGCGTTCAGCGGCGCGCAAGTGGCGGGTATGGCGATCGTCGTGGCGGGCATCCTGCTCGGTCAGCCCGCCGTGCGCCACACGGTCAGCCGCCTCAGAGCTCGGCGATCAATCGCAGGCGGAACAGCCTGA
- a CDS encoding DUF1761 domain-containing protein codes for MFLLELNWLGVLAGFVVYFISGALWFGPKTFYPAWMRAKGKDPAEPQGSHGMAVVFGMTALGALVQVIALASVIWFVAEVQGPVGPLGGAIAGLLVGIGFAAASSLSHRLFGGDGFKVWAIEVGGDVVGLTLAGLVVGLIG; via the coding sequence ATGTTCCTTCTCGAGCTCAACTGGCTGGGCGTGCTTGCCGGCTTCGTCGTCTACTTCATCTCGGGTGCCCTCTGGTTCGGCCCCAAGACCTTCTACCCGGCGTGGATGCGCGCCAAAGGCAAAGACCCCGCAGAGCCGCAAGGTTCGCACGGCATGGCCGTCGTGTTCGGGATGACCGCTCTCGGCGCTCTCGTGCAGGTCATTGCGCTCGCGAGCGTCATCTGGTTCGTGGCCGAAGTGCAGGGCCCCGTCGGGCCGCTCGGCGGAGCGATCGCCGGATTGCTCGTGGGCATCGGGTTCGCCGCCGCAAGCTCGCTGTCGCACCGGCTCTTCGGCGGCGACGGTTTCAAGGTCTGGGCGATCGAGGTCGGCGGCGACGTCGTCGGCCTCACGCTCGCGGGCCTCGTCGTCGGGCTCATCGGCTGA
- a CDS encoding SDR family oxidoreductase: MQISGKVFAVTGGGNGIGREVVLALVAKGGRVAALDLSEEGLAETVRLAGDHGERISTHVVNITDRKAVEKLPAAIIKQHGQVDGLLNIAGIIQKFVKVNELDWDQIERVIDVNLYGVLNTVKAFLPELLTRPEASIVNVASMGAYAPVPGQSVYGATKAAVAQLSRSLHSELMETGVQVTGVFPGAIGTNIAQNSGIMTAAEMEAMAAKAGDGKPRKTTAPAEAGRQIVEAIEKGSYEIFIGGDARIMSRLSRLNPKNAAGLIYKQMKDLLG, from the coding sequence ATGCAGATCAGTGGCAAAGTCTTCGCCGTGACCGGTGGCGGCAACGGCATCGGGCGCGAGGTCGTGCTCGCCCTCGTCGCCAAGGGCGGGCGCGTCGCGGCGCTCGACCTCAGCGAGGAAGGGCTCGCCGAGACCGTTCGGCTCGCCGGCGACCACGGCGAGCGCATCTCGACGCACGTCGTCAACATCACCGACCGCAAGGCCGTCGAGAAGCTGCCCGCCGCCATCATCAAGCAGCACGGACAGGTTGATGGGCTGCTCAACATCGCCGGCATCATTCAGAAGTTCGTCAAGGTCAACGAACTCGACTGGGACCAGATCGAACGGGTCATCGACGTCAACCTGTACGGGGTGCTCAACACCGTCAAGGCCTTCCTGCCCGAGCTTCTGACGCGGCCCGAGGCCTCGATCGTCAACGTCGCGAGCATGGGTGCGTATGCTCCTGTTCCCGGCCAGTCGGTCTACGGCGCCACCAAGGCGGCTGTCGCCCAGTTGAGCCGTTCGCTGCACTCTGAGCTCATGGAGACCGGCGTGCAGGTCACGGGCGTGTTTCCGGGAGCCATCGGCACGAACATCGCTCAGAACTCGGGCATCATGACGGCCGCCGAGATGGAGGCCATGGCCGCGAAAGCGGGCGACGGCAAGCCGCGCAAGACGACTGCCCCTGCCGAGGCAGGCCGGCAGATCGTCGAGGCGATCGAAAAGGGCAGCTACGAGATCTTCATCGGCGGCGATGCGCGCATCATGTCGCGACTGTCGCGCTTGAACCCCAAGAATGCCGCGGGGCTCATCTACAAGCAGATGAAAGACCTGCTCGGCTAG